From the genome of Candidatus Binatia bacterium:
TCGCACCCGAGCCGCAGCGCCTCCAGCGGGATCGAGCCGCCCCCCGCAAACGGATCCACGACCAGCGGCGGCTCTTCGCCATGCGCCGCCTTCACCAGCGCCCGGCTCACCTCGAGATAGGTACATTGCGCCGCGTTATCCCAGTTCGCGAAGTCCGCGATAAACTTGAGCAGCGCCTTGCGCAGGTCCTCGTCCGTGGTGCCCGGATTGCAGCCGGCCACCTGCGGCAGGAGTTCCCGCGCCTTTGCCTTGAACTCCGCCGGGCAGAGCGGATCGCACGGGTCCGGCCACAGCAGCGTGAGCAGCACCGCCCGGCTCGACGCCAGCGGCCGCCGCGCCCACCACAAGTGCAGCGTGCTCGGATGCCCGTGCCGGATCGACTTCTCCCGCGCCGCGCGCCGCGACACCTCGGCGATCGGGAAGTCCACCTCGGCGAGGCGCTTGCAGTCCTTGGGGATCATTGCCGGACCTTGCCCTTCTTCTTGCGAGACGGGCCGCCATCGCGGCCGGAATCGGGCGAGAGCGGTCCGGAAACGGGCGGTCGCCCGGAGGCATGGGCGGTTGCCATCGCCAGTCCCGCCTCCGTTGTTTTGTACCTCTGCATCCGGCTTCGCGGCTTTTCAGGGATGGTCCGTTCCAGAATGTCCATGGCCATCAAGGGCGCAAGATAGTTCGCCTGGAAGGTCTTCCAGTGCTTGAGCCCCAGTTCGGTCATGATGGCCTTCGCCGGTTGAGGTTCGCGGCAGAACGCCGCCACTTGTGCGGTGACTTCTGCGGTCACTTGTGCGGCGACATGCGGGGTCATTTCACGTCATCCCCGCCGCGTTCCTTCAGCGCCTTTTCCCCGGCCGGGGTCAGCCGGTACTTCTGCAATCGGCTGTTCGGCTTGTCGGGTATGGTGCGTTCGACGAGGCCTTGCTCAAGGAAACGTCGGACAGACCGCTTGAACGCTCCCGTCACGGCCTTGCACCCGCACCGTCTCGCCCAATCAGAGATCGCCAGGGGGCTGTCGGCTAGATGACGCAGGAGCGACTCGGCCCCTGACTCGGCCCCTGACTCGGCCCTTGACCTTCCCGCCGCGCCGCCGGCAACCAACGGCGCCCTGAAGGTGACGACCAGGAACCCCTGCTTTTCCTCGAAGACCGGAGGCGGTGCGCCGTGCTTCTCGCACATCTCGATCACGCGGTTGGTGCCGCGACCCCAGACCTCCACCGCTCCGGTGCGATGGAACGCTTCGGCGATCGACGGGTTGGTCGGCTTCGACAGATGCGGACCGGAGAGCTGTTCCACGGTCATGCCGCCGGGGAGACGGCCATAGCTCTGGATCTCGATGCGGTCGTCGAAGATCGCGATCGCGACGTACCCGGAGTGATGGGAGTAGTCGCGGTGCATGACGGCGTTGAGGAGGATCTCTCGCAGCGCTGCGGGCGGAACCGGGAAGCGATCTTCACGGAAAACCGTTCCCTTGGGGAATCGCGCCCCCAGCGGCATGGTGCGCTCGAGGAACGCCATGCCTTCGCGCACCATGGAAAAGGCGTTCATGTGCTCCTGCCGGTTGTCCACGATCTCGCCGGTGACCGTCGTGCCGCGGAAGCGCCCCAGCTTGAGAAGGCACTGGGGATAGTCGGGCATGAATCGCGTGCCGTAGAGCACCTGGGCGGCCCGCGTGAGGACGCTCGATACCCGCAGTCCCAGCCGGTCGAGAATCTCCCCGATGTCGCGGCGGGTGTCCGGCGAGATCCGGCTTTGCTGAATGGCCAGCTCGCGCGTCCGCAGGATTTCCTTGCGATCCAGGTCCTTCAGCGCCAGTCCCTCGGCTGAAAGGTTCTCCCAGCGGCGTTTGGCATGGCCGCGCTCGACGAGCAGACGCTCGTACTTGGCCTGCGGCATCCGACGCGTCGTGCTCCCTACGCGCTCGTACGGGCGGCCTTCGTAGGTGAAGGGTCGCATGTCCACGCCACCCTCGACCGCCGCAAGGACGAGCTCGCGGCCTGCCTTGACCTTGATGCGATGGATGGAGACGTGGGCGGGCGGCTCGAAGCGATCGGCGGCTTGAGCGATGTCGCGGAGCGTCTGGTCAGAGACGGCCTGCCCCTCGATGGTACCTTCCGGCCGGACGCCGAAGAGCACCATGCCGCCGGAGCCGTTCAGGAAGGCGCAGAGCGTCTGCATGCCTTCCTTCAACTCTCCCGTCGAGCGCTTGAACTCCAGAGCCGGACCTTCGCTTTCTTTCACGAGGGCGGCGAGCTGTTTCGCGTTCGCGGGAATCCCCACGGTCGTCACGGACGTTCTCCTCCATACGGCGGCGAGTCCTCACGCACCTGCATGGGCTTCGTCATCGCGTTCACGGCCAAGTAGTAGTGGGCCACCTTCGTCACCTCGTTCCAGTCGAGGCGCGCCGGGTCGCGGATCGGCTGCTGGAGTCGCGGAGCATTGTCGCAGTCGGTGACGACGTAGAGCCAGAAACAGTCGGGACGGTCTTCTGCCACGCGGCGCTCATTGGGCGTGAGCAGGATCGTGCCGGTCGCTGCACCAAGGCCCTTCACCTCGATGAGGCGCAGCTCTCCGGAAGCAAGGTCGAGGCTCGTGACGTCGTAACCCAGGTTTTTCTCCGAGACATCGTAGACCTGCCGCCCCTGCGCCTGCTCGTGCTCCATGACCACGCGCATGGCGATGGCTTCGGTCTCGAAGTTCGGCCTGAGACGTCGCACCTCGGGCGCCTCGCGCTCCGGATGGGGCAGGACCAGCACGCTGGCGATACGTTCGACGGCTTGCAGCGTGAGCGCCCGCTGGCGCTCCAGCTCGCGCCGCCGCCGCTCGCGCCGCACCATCAATTCGGCATGTCGTGCTTCCGCTTGTGCCAACCGGCCCTCTGCACCGGTCACCTTCTGGTCGACCTCCGCCGCAGCTTTGCCGATCTCTTCGTCGACCTTCTGCAGCAGCTCCGTCAACGACAGCTTGATGTGCGCGCCGATGCGCTCGATCTCGGCCAGTCGCTCGGCGCGGACTTCTCCGATGAAGGGTGTGAGCGCGTTTGTGTTCAGCCACTCGGTTGCCTCGGGAAGCGAGATGACCGACGGCAGAGCGGCGGGCGCTGGAGTTGCGGTGAGGTTGCCGAGCATGCTGAGTTCGACCAGCTTGGCGTTGCCCTCACCCTCGCTGCGAGAATTCTCTTGAAGGAAGCCTTCGCTTGGAGACGCCGTGCCCTCACGGCGTTCAATCCCGCTGCGAGCGCGGGCTGAGGGCAGCCCGTCTCCAACTGCGGAGTGAGGAGATCCAATCTCCACAGCGAACAACCGTTCGTGAATCACTTGGCCGAGGCCGTCGACGACTCGTGCGCGGTAAAAGTCGATTCGCGCCGACGTCTCGTGGTCGAGCGAGTAGAAGCACGCGCCCTTGGCGAACACCTCCTGGGCGAGTGCGCTGGTGTGCCGGTGCAGCGCTTCGAAGTGCGGATGCCCCGGCGTGACCCACTCCAGATTGTTCTTCTCCGCCGTCTCGCGATCGGTCGACAGCCGCGGATACTTCGCGACCAGCGCTGGAAGCTTCCAGTCGGGTTCGCTCTCCTGGCGCCGCAACACCGGCGGCGTCCTGCCGGGCTCGAACGCGTGCGGCAGCGACGCAACCGGCTTCAGCTCGAACGGGACATACCCCGCCGCGTCGCGGATGAAGCGCGCGATCGTCTCGGGCACGACGCGCCGCTCCTGGGCGCGGGCGCGGCGCTCGATGAGCATGTCGAGGTTGAGCCGCTTGCTGGCCAAACCTTCGAGCGCATTCTGGCAGATGGCCCGGAACCGGCCTTCGTCGACATCGCGCAGGAGCCGATCTTCAAGGTCCGCATCGCCGAGCTTGCCGGCATAGTAGTCGCGTAGGACGCGCTCGATGTGGGCGGCAGGCAGGATCTCACCGACGACGTTGAAGACGGCGTCGTCATCGAGGGCGTTGCGGATCTCCTGCAGCTTCTCGAGCAAGCGCTGGAGCACGCGGCCTTCGATGGTATTCGTGGCAACGAAGTTGAAGATGAGACAGTCGAAGAGCTGGCCGTAGCGATGGATGCGGCCCATGCGCTGTTCGAGCCGATTCGGGTTCCACGGAATGTCGTAGTTGAACAAAATGTGGCAGCACTGCAGGTTGATGCCTTCACCTGCCGCTTCGGTGGCAACGAGCATCTGAATGTTACCTTCTCTGAACTGCTGCTCGACGTACAGCCGCGTGTTCGGTTCTTCCCGCGAGCCGATCTTCATGCTGCCGTGGATGCATCCGACGCGGAAGCCCCACTCTTTGAGAAGTCCCATCAGATAGTCCAGCGTGTCCTTAAACTCGGTGAACAGGAGCAGACGCTGCTCGGGATGGTCGAAGAATCCCTCTTGGTGCAGGAGCTCCTTGAGCCGCGACAGCTTGGCCTCGGCGCCCGAGTCCTCGACGCGCTTAGCATCTACGGCCAGCACCTTCAGCTCCGCGATCTCCTCGCGAACCTGCTCGGCACTGCCGGCAAGCGTGATCGCTTCGAGCATCTGCTCCAGGCGCTCCCGTTCGCTCTCCTCCATCTCTTCCAGTTCTTCAGGATCGGGAAGGTCCGGTGGTGCGATTCGCGCGAGTTCCTGGGCCTGCTTCAGTGCCGCGTCGAGGCGGCGGGCGCGATTGTCGAGCGAGCACCGCATGGCGTGCGTGCTGGACGCCAGCCGGCGCTGGTACAGCGACATGAGGAAGCCGACGGCGCGAGCGCGCGGATCGTCGCCCTGTGCGGCGGCCTTGGCGCTCTGCTGCTTCACGAAGTGGGTCACGCTCCGGTAGAGATCGAACTCGTTCCCGTCGATCTGGAAGTCGACCGTGTGCGGAATCCGCTTGGTGAAGATCTTCCGCGCCACCCACGAGCCGTCGCTCTGGCGCTCGGGGAAATAGACCATCGCCTCCTTCGTGCGACGCAGGTAGAATGGCGCGCGGCGCTGGGTCATCGCCTGACGAATCGACTTCACGTCGGCGTAGGCGTCCTCGTCGAGCAGTTGGAGAAACAGGCTGAAGTTCGTCGGGTCACCCTTGTGCGGCGTGGCGGTGAGGAGCAGTAGGTGATCCGTGCTGTCCCGGAGCAGCTCCCCGAGCGCGTAGCGCGCGGTCTTCCGAGCTGGCGGCGTCCACGACATCCGGTGCGCCTCGTCGACGATGACCAAATCCCAGTGCACTTGTTTCAGGCCGGGAAGAATGTCAGTGCGCTTGGCCAGGTCAAGCGACGTGAGGACATGACGGTGCTCCAGCCACTGGTTGACGCCGAACTGGTCGCGAATGTCGCCGCCTTTCAGGACCAGAAATTTCTCGTCGAACTTCTCCTTCAGCTCGCGCTGCCATTGGAAGGTCAGATTGGCGGGGCAGACGATCATAATCCGATCAGCCAGCCCACGGAGCTTCAGCTCGCGGATGAGCAGTCCCGCCATGATGGTCTTGCCCGCACCGGCGTCGTCGGCGAGCAGGAAGCGTACGCGCGCGAGTTTGAGCAGGTAGTGGTAAACGGCTTCAAGCTGGTGGGGCAGGGGATCGACGCGCGACACCGAGAGGCCGAAATACGGGTCGAATTCGTATGCAATCCCCAGCGAGTAGGCCTGCAAGCCCAGCCAGAGCAGCCGGCCGTCGCCGTTGTACGTGCAGACGGATTCTTGAACAGCCAGGGCTTCGAGATCCCGGCGCGTCAGCGTTACGCTGCGGAATCGCTCCGAGCGGATACCGACAAGCCCGACCGTCCAGGTGTCCGGCCCATTCGGCCGCACTGTCTCCACGCGCATGGGCTCGTTGAAGAGTGCACCGGAAAGAACTTGTCCGGGACTGATAGCGTGTTCTTCGTTCATCCTCCGCCCCGCTCGCTCCTGCAATTAGCATAGGCTCGCGGTTGGGAGATAGAACCGAGAGTGAACCGACAGAAGGGTACGGGTGGGCGCCCGCCTACGGCTGACCCCGTCTCCCTCGCAGGCTACGACTCAGGACCGATGGTCAGCACGAGATCATTGCGGTGGATGACCTCTTCGGTGAGCTTGTATCCGAGGACGCCTTCGATGCCGGCGGAATGGACGCCTTTGATCTTGTCCAATTCGGCGGCGCTGTAGTTCACCAGGCCGCGCGCGAATTCGCTGCCTGACAGATCGACGCAGCGAACGCACTCGCCGGGGCCGAACTTGCCGTGGACCTCCTTCAAGCCTTTGGGCAAGAGACTGCGGCCCTTGTGGGTGATTGCTTCATAGGCACCCGGGTCCACCACCAGCGTGCCCGCCGGCTTCAATGTGTAGGCGATCCAGTGCTTGCGCCGGCCCAGTCGATCGCCGCGCGGAAGAATCAGTGTGCCCACCGCTTGGCGCGCATCGAACACCGCCGGCAGCACGCCGGAATGGAGACCGTCCGCGATGATGGTGGGAATGCCGGCGGCAGCGGCCTTCCTGGCGGCGGCAAACTTCGATGCCATTCCCCCCGTGCCGAGTGCGCCACGCCCATCCATGACGTAGGCGGACATGGCGCGGCCGGGATCCTCGACCACGTCGACCATCACGGCGTCGGAATGGGCGTGCGGGTTCTTGGTGTACAGTCCGGCGACGTCGCTGAGCAGCACGAGCAGGTCGGCTTCGACCAGGCCGGCGATCAGGGCCGACAGATTGTCATTGTCGCCGAAGTTTCTCAGCTCGTCGATGACCACGGTGTCGTTTTCGTTGGCCACGGGCACGACGTCGGCGGCAATGAGCGTCTCGATCGTGTGCCGCGCGTTGAGATACCGGCTGCGGTCCGCCAGGTCGTCGTGGGTGAGGAGAATCTGAGCTACCTGGGTCGAGTGCGAGGCGAAGTACTCTTCGTAGAGGGCCATCAAGTTGATCTGTCCGACCGCGGCGGCCGCCTGCCGCTGTGGGACGGTTTTCGGGCGTTCCTTGAACCCAAGGCGCGCCATGCCCGCGGCAACCGCGCCCGAGCTCACCACCACCAGCTCGATGCCGCGTTTGTGCAATCCGCACAGTTCTTCCGCCAGCGATCGGAGCCGCGGGCGATTGATGCCGTTCGGCCCCGATAAGATGCTGCTACCGATCTTGATTACCGCGCGGCGCAGGTGTTTACACAAGCGCGGCTTATGAACGAGTTGGTCGTTTGTCGCGGCAGATCCGCCCATCTCATTCCCTCACCCTGACCGTCTCCTGGAGCGCGAGGGGATCCTGAGGTGGCGGCTCGTCAGGCACCGCCGCTCGTAGCGCCCGCCAACGGCGACCGACCTCACGCATGAGCACGGCGACGCCTTCGCCCGTGGCGGCAGAGATTGCCCACAGCGTGATGCCGCGTTGCGCAAAACGCGCCTGGACAGCAGGGTAGCGTTCTCGCGCTTCGCTCAAATCCATCTTATTGGCGACCACCACCTGCGGTTTTGCCGCCAGCGTGGCATCGAAGGCTTCGAGTTCGCGATTGATCGCGTCGTAGTCGTCCACCGGATCCCGGCCGGTCAGGCCGCTGATATCGAGGAGATGAATCAGGAGACTGGTGCGCGACAGGTGGCGGAGAAAACGGTCCCCCAGTCCGCGTCCGCGGTGCGCCCCTTCGATCAGACCCGGAATGTCGGCAAGGACGAAACTTCCTTCGTCATCGAAGCGGACGACGCCCAGGTGGGGCACGAGTGTCGTGAAAGGGTAATCCGCAATCACGGGTCGGGCGGCGGAGACGGCACTGATCACGGTTGATTTGCCGACGTTCGGATACCCGACCAACCCGACGTCGGCCAGAAGGTGGAGTTCGAGCCGCAGGCGGCGTTCCTCGCCTGGAGTTCCGGGCTGGGCGTATCGCGGCGCCTGGTTCGTGGAGCTGGCGAAATGGGCGTTGCCTTTGCCGCCGCGCCCGCCGTGCGCGACGATGTAGCGCTCGTGCGGCTGGCGGAGATCGACGATCAGCTCGCCGGTATCGGCATCGGTGACGATGGTGCCCGGGGGGACGCGGACCAGACGGCCCTCACCGTGCTTTCCGTACTGTTGCTTTCCCCTGCCATGTTCGCCCCGGCCGCCTTTGACGAGGGGCTGAAATTTGAAATCCAGCAAGGTGGTGAGGCCGGGGTCGACCACAAAGACCACATCGCCGCCGTCGCCCCCATCGCCGCCGCTCGGTCCGCCGTGGGGCCTATATTTTTCGCGCAAAAAGCTGACACAACCACGCCCACCGTCGCCGGCATGCACATGGACCTCAGCTTCGTCAATGAATTTCATCTCCGCTGCCGGCGGAGGTTAGCGGCACCACCCGAAAAAGGAAAGCGGTCTTCACCTGTCTCGCCTGCGCTCGTAGCGGCGCAGCATGCTGCGCCCCTACATAAGGGACGAAAATCGACAGACACGGAGGGTGAGGCAGAAGAGGTTATGCCGGGAAGATGTGGACTTGGCGGCGGTCTTTGCCGACCCGCTCGTAGCGGACGACGCCGTCGATCTTGGCAAACAGCGTAAAATCGCGACCCATCCCGACGTTCTTGCCCGGATGCACGCGCGTGCCGACCTGGCGCACCAGAATGCTGCCTGCCTTTGCCATCTCGCCCGCGAACAGCTTGACGCCACGCCGCTGTCCCTGGCTGTCGCGTCCGTTACGGGTGCTTCCTTGTCCCTTTTTATGCGCCATGGCTTCCTGCCCCTGTTTCGATGCCGGTCACACGAACCGCGGTGAACTGCTGCCGGTGGCCCTGATGACGGCGGTAGTTCTTGCGACGTTTCTTCTTGAACACCAGGATTTTCTTGGCTTTCCCGTGCTGGACGACCTTTGCGGTGACCCGGGCTCCCGCCACGAGCGGGGCTCCGACTCGGATTGCCCCCTCATCCGCCGTCATCAACACTTCCTGGAACTCGATATCCGATCCGGGCTCTCCGGTGAGCTTTTCGACTCGGATGACATCTCCGGGGGCAACGCGGTATTGCTTCCCTCCGGTACGAATTACTGCATAGCTCATGGCTGGTCTCCAGATAAAGAAGCTACTTGAGTAGAAGAACCCTCTAATATTGTCAACTCCGGCTGGTGACGGTATGCAACACCCATGGCGGCACTTACCCTCGTTCTGTATGGCAGGCCCGAGTGTCACCTGTGCGATGAAATGAAGCAAGTGGTGTTGCCGGTCGCACGAGAACTGGGGTGCACGGTGGCGGAGATCGACATCACCGGAGATGCCGATCTCGAAGCGCAGTTCGGTACGGAGATTCCTGTGCTCTTTGTCAACGGCCGCAAGGCCTTCAAGTACCGTGTCGTCGAACACGAGCTCCGCAAGCGCCTGGTTGCAGAAGGCCGCAGAGGGATGACCTCGGCTCCGGGCGGAGCGAAAGGTTGAGAGGCGGTTCTGACGTATGCCGATCATTGCTGTAGACGCGATGGGGGGGGATTTTGCCCCCGAGGAAGTGGTGAAGGGTGTTGCAGAGGCCTCCCTGGAGACAGACATCCAGTGCACCCTGGTTGGGGACGAGGCGGAGATTCAAGCCATCCTCAACCGCGTCGCGTACAACCCGGCGCATATCGGTGTGCACCACACGCACGAGTTTGTCTCTATGGCGGATGACCCCAAGACGAGCCTGCGCCACAAGCGCCGCGCCTCGATCCTGGTTGCGGCCCGGCTGGTTGCGGAAGGGCAGGCGGACGCGGCGGTGACGGCTGGCAACACCGGGGCCGCCGTGCTCGCCTGTGCCCAGCAGTTCAAGACCATCCGTGGCGTCCGCAAGGCGGCGCTGGCCAGCGTGTATCCGCGGCAGACCGAATACCCCGGTCAGGATCAGCTCGCGCTGCTGCTCGATGTTGGGGCCACTATCCGCTGCGATGCCACGGAACTCGTGCAGTTTGCGTTGATGGGAAGCGCTTATGCGCGGCATATTTCGAAGGTGCCGAATCCTCGTGTGGCGTTGCTCAACATGGGGGTCGAGGAAACGAAGGGCGGGGACATTCTGGCCGACGCCTATCGTCGGCTCAAGGCGGTTCCAGGCATCAACTTCGTGGGCAACATCGAAGGCAACGATCTGGCGAAGGGAAAGGCCGATGTGATTGTGTGTGAGGGGCTCCTGGGAAATGTTGTGCTAAAATTGTTGGAAGGTTTAGCCGAAGTGGTAGTGGATTTGGCCGGGACGGCCCGCCGTGAGAATTGGCGGTGGAAGTTGGGGTTTTTCATGTTGGCAAGCGGTTTCGGGCGACTACGTGACCTGACTGACTACGCCGCTTACGGCGGCGCGCCCATCCTCGGCTTTGAACACCTGATGATCAAATCGCATGGCCGTTCGAATGCGCCCGCGATCAAGAACGCAATCAAAGTTGCGGCCAAGGCCGTGCGCGATGGGGTGACGCGGGAAATCACCGCCGGGATTGAACGACTGTGATGGTGCTGCGCCGTGCCAAACGCCGCATGCCTGAGGTGCTGCGGCCCATCATCTTCCGCTGGGACCTCGACAAGACATACCTGAAAACTGAGTTCGACTCCCTGCGCGAGCTGATGCGGGTGCCGTTCGAGAAGCCGCAAGACAAAGTCGCGGTCCCCGGTGTGGCCCCGCTCATTCGTGGCCTGCGCGAGGTGGCGACCCAGGCGGGCCGGGAGGTCCGGATCTATTTCATCTCGGCGAGCCCGCCGCAAATCGCCAAGGCTATCAAGCAGAAACTTGCCCTCGACGGCATCGAGTACGATGGCATTGTGTTCAAGAACCAGTTACAGCACCTGGTCCGCGGTCGATTCCGCAACTTGCGCGAGCAAGTCGGCTACAAGCTGACGGAGCTGCTGAAGAGCCGCGGCGCGACGTCGGCGGAATCGCACGAGGCGCTGTTTGGCGACGACTGGGAGTCAGATCCAATCATCTATTCGCTGTATGCCGATGTTCTCGCCGGTCGCATCGCTGGCGACGAACTCGGTGAAGTTCTCCTTGCCATCGGCGTTGATCCGAGCCTGATTGCCGAGGCTAAGCAACTTGCGGCTGCAGCCGAGCGCGGCGAAGTCGTGGAAAAGATATACATCAACCTCGAGCGCCGCACCCCGCCGACCAGCTTTCGCGCTTTTGGTCCTCGCCTGGTGCCCACCTTCAACTACTTCCAAACGGCCGCGTGCTTGTTCGAGGACGGCTATCTGACCTTGCCGGCGGTGGTGCAGGTTGCCGAGAGTTTGATCAACGACTCAGGCTACACGCCTGGGGCGTTGGCGAATTCCCTGGCCGACATCACGCGCCGCGGGCATCTGCAGCAAGCGAGTACGATCGCGGTGCGCGAGTACTTACGAGCCCGCGGGCTGATCCCGCGTACCGGTCGTCGCCGTGTGGGCATGGCCTTGTGGCAGCGACTGAGCCAGTGGGTCAAAGCCAAACCCGCTCCGGTGCAGCCACAGGGCGATGCCATTGATTACCACCAACTGGTTATGCAATGGCGTGCGGCGCGTTAGGGAGCAAGGAGATGACGGATTGCATCGCCGTGTTGGTCACCGTCGGATCGCCGGAAGAAGGGGAACGGATTGCGCGGGCGTTGGTCGAGGAGCGTGTTGCCGCCTGTGTCAATCTGGTGGGTCCGATCAAGTCCACATACCGCTGGCAAGGTAAGATCAGGCGCGACGAGGAACTGTTGCTGATCATCAAGACGCGCGCGGCGCTCTTCGCCGAGGTGGAGGCCCGGGTGAAGGCGTTGCATTCCTACGGAACGCCGGAGGTGATCGCCTTGCCGATCACGGCGGGCGCTCAAGCGTACCTCGAGTGGTTACGCGCCGAGACGCAATTACCCGGTAAGTGAAGCTCTACGGCCGCCGCAAGTGTGGCGGCGTAACGCCTTCGATGCGGAAGTCGTCGCTTGCTGGCCTGCCCGGAAGGCCGTTCTTCTTCGGCTCTTGACGTGAGAGATCGAGATTCTTGATGCGAATACGCAGGTTGTTGGCGCTGTCGGCGTCGGCCAGCGCCTGCTCCTCTGAAATTCGCCCCTGAGCATAAAGGTCATAAATTGCGTGGTCGAACGTCTGGCCGCCTTCGTGGGTGCTCTGCTCTATGGCTTCCTTGAGCGTGTC
Proteins encoded in this window:
- a CDS encoding phosphatase domain-containing protein, encoding MVLRRAKRRMPEVLRPIIFRWDLDKTYLKTEFDSLRELMRVPFEKPQDKVAVPGVAPLIRGLREVATQAGREVRIYFISASPPQIAKAIKQKLALDGIEYDGIVFKNQLQHLVRGRFRNLREQVGYKLTELLKSRGATSAESHEALFGDDWESDPIIYSLYADVLAGRIAGDELGEVLLAIGVDPSLIAEAKQLAAAAERGEVVEKIYINLERRTPPTSFRAFGPRLVPTFNYFQTAACLFEDGYLTLPAVVQVAESLINDSGYTPGALANSLADITRRGHLQQASTIAVREYLRARGLIPRTGRRRVGMALWQRLSQWVKAKPAPVQPQGDAIDYHQLVMQWRAAR
- the cutA gene encoding divalent-cation tolerance protein CutA, translating into MTDCIAVLVTVGSPEEGERIARALVEERVAACVNLVGPIKSTYRWQGKIRRDEELLLIIKTRAALFAEVEARVKALHSYGTPEVIALPITAGAQAYLEWLRAETQLPGK